Proteins encoded in a region of the Actinomycetes bacterium genome:
- a CDS encoding DNA polymerase IV yields the protein MATQRWVLHVDLDQFLAAAELLRHPELAGRPVVVGGDGDPTKRGVVSTASYEAREHGVRSGVPLRTAAKRCPDAVFLPVDKPYYEEISTVVMATLARTVQEVAGRAVVEVLGWDEAFVAADTDDPEVVARTVQQRVREATGLDCSVGIGQNPLQAKLATDFGKPAGVFRLTHDTWWQVMGDRPTDALWGIGAKTAAKLAGLGITTVRELAAGDPDALARRFGPATGPWLVRRATGHDPSKVVDTPWVARSRGRQVTFQEDLTDRADVRRELLALVPVVTADVAAEGRPAVRVVVTVRWRSFRTRSHGRTLPQPTGEAALIEAAALEALADFDDDRPVRLVGLRAELAPPS from the coding sequence GTGGCGACGCAGCGCTGGGTCCTGCACGTGGACCTCGACCAGTTCCTCGCCGCTGCCGAGCTGCTCCGCCACCCCGAGCTGGCCGGCCGGCCGGTCGTCGTCGGGGGCGACGGCGACCCGACCAAGCGTGGCGTCGTGAGCACCGCGTCGTACGAGGCGAGGGAGCACGGCGTGCGCTCCGGCGTGCCGCTGCGCACCGCCGCCAAGCGCTGCCCCGACGCGGTCTTCCTCCCGGTCGACAAGCCCTACTACGAGGAGATCTCGACGGTGGTGATGGCCACCCTGGCGCGCACCGTGCAGGAAGTCGCGGGCCGCGCCGTCGTCGAGGTGCTCGGGTGGGACGAGGCCTTCGTCGCCGCCGACACCGACGACCCCGAGGTCGTGGCCCGCACCGTGCAGCAGCGGGTCCGTGAGGCGACCGGTCTCGACTGCAGCGTCGGCATCGGCCAGAACCCCTTGCAGGCCAAGCTCGCCACCGACTTCGGCAAGCCGGCCGGCGTCTTCCGCCTCACCCACGACACCTGGTGGCAGGTGATGGGCGACCGGCCGACCGACGCGCTGTGGGGCATCGGCGCGAAGACGGCGGCCAAGCTCGCCGGCCTCGGGATCACCACGGTCCGCGAGCTGGCGGCGGGCGACCCCGATGCGCTGGCCCGCCGCTTCGGCCCGGCGACCGGCCCGTGGCTGGTCCGCCGGGCCACCGGCCATGACCCGTCGAAGGTGGTCGACACCCCCTGGGTGGCGCGAAGCCGGGGACGTCAGGTGACCTTCCAGGAGGACCTCACCGACCGGGCCGACGTGCGCCGGGAGCTGCTCGCCCTGGTGCCGGTCGTCACCGCCGACGTCGCGGCCGAGGGACGGCCGGCGGTGCGGGTCGTGGTGACGGTCCGGTGGCGGTCGTTCCGCACCCGGTCCCATGGCCGTACGTTGCCGCAGCCGACCGGCGAGGCCGCCCTGATCGAGGCCGCAGCACTCGAGGCCCTGGCGGACTTCGACGACGACCGGCCGGTGCGGCTGGTCGGGCTGCGTGCCGAGCTCGCGCCACCGTCGTAG
- a CDS encoding sulfite exporter TauE/SafE family protein, whose amino-acid sequence MTGDVTLLDGALLVVAGLAAGLVGSVAGLASIVSYPSLLAVGLSPVAANVTNTVGITFAGVGSTLGSGPELRGQTPALRRLGVTSVVGGLAGAALLLVTPSTTFEKLVPFLIGGAALAVLARPRAHLDVATGRGTEVAQVVGILLASLYGGYFGAAAGVMMLAVLTQTSAQPLPRLIALKNVLLFAANAVAALWFVVAGPVDWAAAVPIGVGFFVGGRLGPSIVRRAPAGPLRLFISVAGLVVAAKLAADAYG is encoded by the coding sequence GTGACGGGCGACGTCACGCTCCTCGATGGAGCCCTGCTCGTCGTGGCCGGCCTCGCCGCAGGTCTGGTGGGCAGCGTCGCGGGGCTGGCCTCGATCGTCAGCTACCCCTCCCTGCTCGCCGTCGGCCTGTCCCCCGTCGCGGCCAACGTCACGAACACCGTCGGCATCACCTTCGCCGGCGTGGGATCCACCCTCGGCTCCGGCCCAGAGCTGCGCGGTCAGACGCCCGCCCTGCGCCGCCTCGGCGTCACCTCCGTCGTCGGTGGCCTCGCCGGCGCCGCGCTGCTGCTCGTGACGCCGTCCACGACCTTCGAGAAGCTGGTGCCCTTTCTCATCGGCGGCGCCGCGCTCGCCGTGCTCGCCCGGCCGCGCGCCCATCTCGACGTCGCGACCGGCCGCGGCACCGAGGTCGCGCAGGTGGTCGGCATCCTGCTGGCCTCGCTCTACGGCGGCTACTTCGGCGCCGCGGCAGGGGTGATGATGCTGGCGGTGCTGACCCAGACCTCCGCCCAGCCGCTGCCGCGGCTGATCGCCCTCAAGAACGTGCTGCTCTTCGCCGCCAACGCCGTGGCCGCGCTGTGGTTCGTCGTCGCCGGCCCGGTCGACTGGGCGGCGGCGGTGCCGATCGGCGTGGGGTTCTTCGTCGGCGGCCGGCTCGGTCCGAGCATCGTCCGGCGCGCCCCGGCCGGGCCGCTCCGACTCTTCATCTCGGTCGCCGGGCTCGTGGTCGCGGCGAAGCTGGCCGCAGACGCCTACGGTTGA
- a CDS encoding betaine/proline/choline family ABC transporter ATP-binding protein (Members of the family are the ATP-binding subunit of ABC transporters for substrates such as betaine, L-proline or other amino acids, choline, carnitine, etc. The substrate specificity is best determined from the substrate-binding subunit, rather than this subunit, as it interacts with the permease subunit and not with substrate directly.) translates to MIRLDGVGKRYEDGTVAVHELDLDVPEGELVVLVGPSGCGKSTTLKMVNRLIEPTTGRILLQGEDVTHTDPVQLRRRMGYVIQQTGLFPHQDVATNVATVPRLLGWDKKRVRSRVGELLELVGLDPERFAKRYPHQLSGGQRQRVGVARALAADPPVLLMDEPFGAVDPIVRDRLQAEFVRLQREVRKTVLFVTHDLDEAVRLGDRIAVFRDGGHLEQYDAPPRILGAPATDFVRSFVGSDRGLKRLSVTTIDVDDLDHPPVVHLDDRIAEATSSLRSADARWGVVLDDRDGLHGWVAATESGDGTVAERARRMEAWVPVGSTLKAAFSEMLQHDAGWVAVLDGDRYLGVLTPTTLHEALRRSVESDLQGVARDSVDLETVPSA, encoded by the coding sequence ATGATCCGACTCGACGGAGTCGGGAAGCGCTACGAGGACGGCACCGTGGCCGTCCATGAGCTCGACCTCGACGTGCCCGAGGGCGAGCTCGTCGTGCTCGTCGGACCGTCTGGCTGCGGCAAGTCGACCACGCTGAAGATGGTCAACCGGCTGATCGAGCCCACGACCGGCCGCATCCTGCTGCAGGGCGAGGACGTCACCCACACCGACCCGGTGCAGCTGCGACGCCGGATGGGCTACGTCATCCAGCAGACCGGGCTCTTCCCGCACCAGGACGTCGCGACCAACGTGGCGACGGTGCCGCGACTGCTCGGCTGGGACAAGAAGCGGGTCCGGTCACGGGTGGGCGAGCTGCTCGAGCTCGTCGGCCTGGACCCGGAGCGCTTCGCCAAGCGCTACCCGCACCAGCTCTCCGGCGGGCAGCGCCAGCGGGTCGGCGTGGCCCGGGCCCTGGCCGCGGACCCTCCGGTGCTGCTCATGGACGAGCCTTTCGGGGCCGTCGACCCGATCGTGCGCGACCGGCTGCAGGCCGAGTTCGTCCGGCTGCAGCGCGAGGTCCGCAAGACCGTGCTGTTCGTCACCCACGACCTCGACGAGGCGGTGAGGCTCGGCGACCGGATCGCGGTGTTCCGCGACGGTGGCCACCTCGAGCAGTACGACGCACCGCCGCGCATCCTGGGCGCCCCTGCCACCGACTTCGTGCGCAGCTTCGTCGGCAGCGACCGCGGCCTCAAGCGGCTCTCGGTGACCACGATCGACGTCGACGACCTCGACCACCCGCCGGTCGTCCACCTCGACGACCGGATCGCCGAGGCGACCTCCTCGCTGCGCAGCGCCGACGCGCGGTGGGGCGTCGTGCTCGACGACCGCGACGGCCTGCACGGCTGGGTGGCGGCGACCGAGTCCGGCGACGGCACGGTGGCGGAACGGGCCCGGCGCATGGAGGCCTGGGTCCCGGTCGGCTCGACGCTCAAGGCCGCGTTCTCCGAGATGCTGCAGCACGACGCCGGCTGGGTCGCGGTGCTCGACGGCGACCGCTACCTCGGCGTGCTCACGCCGACGACCCTGCACGAGGCGCTGCGCCGCTCCGTGGAGTCCGACCTGCAGGGCGTCGCGCGGGACAGCGTGGACCTGGAGACCGTCCCGTCGGCGTGA
- a CDS encoding ABC transporter permease — protein MLAAGEAANPWFSWEYVQDNRGDLEQALVDHVLLTVETVLVAMLIAFPLAVLSYRYRWLAGPVLGVTGVLYTIPSLALFAFIAPMDAFGLTRRTVLFGLVIYALLVLVRNTLTGLQGVPPDVREAAAGMGYGRTRMLWQVEVPVALPSIMAGVRVATVSTVALVTVGVVVGYGGLGGLILRGFQNNTYKAEIMTASLLTVALGLAFDVLLAGATRLMTPWARRRS, from the coding sequence GTGTTGGCCGCGGGGGAGGCGGCTAACCCATGGTTCTCCTGGGAGTACGTGCAGGACAACCGGGGGGACCTCGAGCAGGCTCTGGTCGACCACGTGCTGCTGACCGTCGAGACGGTGCTCGTCGCGATGCTGATCGCCTTCCCGCTCGCCGTCCTCTCCTACCGCTACCGGTGGCTGGCCGGCCCGGTCCTCGGCGTCACCGGTGTCCTCTACACCATCCCGTCACTGGCCCTCTTCGCCTTCATCGCCCCGATGGACGCGTTCGGGCTGACCCGGCGGACCGTGCTGTTCGGACTGGTGATCTACGCCCTGCTCGTCCTGGTGCGCAACACGCTCACCGGCCTGCAGGGCGTGCCGCCCGACGTGCGGGAGGCGGCCGCCGGCATGGGCTACGGCCGGACCCGCATGCTGTGGCAGGTCGAGGTGCCCGTGGCGCTCCCGTCGATCATGGCCGGCGTCCGGGTGGCCACGGTCTCGACGGTTGCGCTGGTCACCGTCGGCGTCGTGGTCGGCTACGGCGGGCTGGGCGGGCTGATCCTGCGCGGCTTCCAGAACAACACCTACAAGGCCGAGATCATGACGGCGTCGCTGCTGACGGTGGCGCTGGGCCTGGCCTTCGACGTCCTGCTCGCCGGGGCGACGAGGCTGATGACCCCCTGGGCGAGGAGGCGCTCGTGA
- a CDS encoding ABC transporter permease yields the protein MSTLGDAIVWLNDPLNYEGKTGVPYLTYEHLYISGFAVFFAALVALPLALVLGHLGRGGGFTVVVSNVSRAIPTLALLTIFASTAIGFGNRATIIALALFAIPALLTNAYVGVREVDPDVVEAARGMGMSGSAVLLRVELPLAVPLIAAGFRTASVQVVATATLAALVGGGGLGRIITDGFGQQDRPQILAGGILVALLALLTEGTLALVQHAVTPGRQRRPLRRGRGAVRTAADPA from the coding sequence ATGAGCACGCTCGGCGACGCCATCGTCTGGCTCAACGACCCGCTCAACTACGAGGGCAAGACGGGGGTGCCCTACCTGACCTACGAGCACCTCTACATCTCCGGCTTCGCGGTCTTCTTCGCCGCGCTCGTCGCGCTGCCGCTGGCGCTGGTCCTCGGACACCTGGGCCGTGGCGGCGGGTTCACCGTCGTCGTGTCCAACGTCTCACGGGCGATCCCGACCCTGGCGCTTCTCACCATCTTCGCCTCGACGGCGATCGGCTTCGGCAACCGGGCGACGATCATCGCGCTGGCGCTGTTCGCCATCCCCGCGTTGCTGACCAACGCCTACGTCGGCGTGCGCGAGGTCGACCCGGACGTGGTGGAGGCCGCGCGGGGCATGGGCATGTCCGGCTCCGCCGTGCTGCTGCGGGTCGAGCTGCCGTTGGCCGTCCCGCTGATCGCAGCCGGCTTCCGCACCGCCTCGGTGCAGGTCGTCGCGACCGCCACCCTCGCGGCTCTCGTCGGCGGCGGCGGGCTGGGTCGGATCATCACCGACGGGTTCGGCCAGCAGGACCGGCCGCAGATCCTGGCCGGCGGCATCCTGGTGGCGCTGCTGGCGCTGCTCACCGAGGGCACCCTCGCGCTGGTCCAGCACGCCGTCACGCCCGGACGCCAGCGCCGCCCCCTGCGGCGCGGCCGCGGCGCGGTGCGGACGGCCGCCGACCCGGCCTGA
- a CDS encoding glycine betaine ABC transporter substrate-binding protein, producing the protein MRTRTFALVGVLLLSLALTACGDSGSSGTKAKATSSSTAGGKADCAPVAGDQLVVLEDDQELQTVDNIIPAVNAESSSDALLEALNSVSDALDTDTLISLNKQTDVDRETSPNVAKQFVEDEGLADGLSGGEGKIVVGHANFSENATLGNIYAEVLDAAGFDASVKQLGNREVYLPALEKGTIDVIPEYAGTLTETLNKALNGPEAEPVASGDLDATVEGLTDLGEQVGLVFGEPSEAEDVNSFAVTTGFADEHGVETLSDLAEECGSGLVLGGPPECPERPFCQPGLEDTYGLAIDSFSSLDAGGPLTKTALQQGKISVGLVFSSDAALASS; encoded by the coding sequence ATGCGCACGCGCACGTTCGCACTCGTCGGAGTGCTGCTCCTCTCCCTCGCGCTCACGGCGTGCGGCGACAGCGGCTCCTCCGGCACCAAGGCCAAGGCGACCTCCAGCAGCACAGCGGGCGGCAAGGCCGACTGCGCACCGGTCGCCGGCGACCAGCTCGTCGTGCTCGAGGACGACCAGGAGCTGCAGACGGTCGACAACATCATCCCGGCGGTCAACGCGGAGTCGTCGTCCGACGCCCTGCTCGAGGCGCTCAACTCGGTCTCGGACGCGCTGGACACCGACACCCTGATCTCGCTGAACAAGCAGACCGACGTCGACCGAGAGACCTCGCCCAACGTCGCCAAGCAGTTCGTCGAGGACGAGGGTCTCGCCGACGGCCTCTCCGGCGGGGAGGGCAAGATCGTGGTCGGCCACGCCAACTTCTCGGAGAACGCCACGCTGGGCAACATCTATGCCGAGGTGCTCGACGCGGCCGGCTTCGACGCGAGCGTCAAGCAGCTCGGCAACCGCGAGGTCTACCTGCCGGCGCTGGAGAAGGGCACCATCGACGTCATCCCGGAGTACGCGGGCACGCTGACCGAGACGCTCAACAAGGCGCTGAACGGCCCTGAGGCCGAGCCGGTGGCCAGCGGCGACCTGGACGCGACCGTCGAGGGGCTCACCGACCTGGGGGAGCAGGTCGGCCTCGTCTTCGGCGAGCCGTCCGAGGCGGAAGACGTCAACTCGTTCGCCGTGACCACCGGGTTCGCCGACGAGCACGGTGTCGAGACGCTGTCCGACCTGGCCGAGGAGTGCGGTTCCGGCCTCGTCCTCGGCGGCCCGCCGGAGTGCCCGGAGCGGCCGTTCTGCCAGCCCGGTCTCGAGGACACCTACGGCCTGGCGATCGACAGCTTCTCGTCCCTCGACGCCGGCGGCCCGCTCACCAAGACCGCGCTGCAGCAGGGCAAGATCTCGGTCGGCCTGGTCTTCTCCTCCGACGCGGCCCTCGCCTCCTCGTAG
- a CDS encoding DUF1684 domain-containing protein has product MSITLLDWRRSVAALYAGVRAEPDPAAGHELWRTGRDHLLAHHPSSPLLPEDRDAFTGARVAPYDPALRFVLEVDPDVEPHRLEVPTATDGVVPFERFGVLHLPADGPVPGDLDVWWLDSYGGGVFVPVKDGLAGRETYGAGRYLVDTVKGADLGGEIDLATGRGSLVVDLNFAYNPSCAYDPAWMCPLAQPGNTLAAPVRGGELYPVRVD; this is encoded by the coding sequence ATGAGCATCACGCTGCTGGACTGGCGGCGCTCCGTCGCCGCGCTCTATGCCGGCGTCCGGGCCGAGCCGGACCCGGCGGCCGGCCACGAGCTGTGGCGGACCGGGCGGGACCACCTGCTGGCCCACCACCCCAGCTCGCCGCTTCTTCCCGAGGACCGGGACGCCTTCACGGGTGCCCGGGTGGCGCCGTACGACCCGGCCCTGCGTTTCGTCCTCGAGGTGGATCCCGACGTCGAGCCGCACCGCCTCGAGGTGCCGACCGCCACCGACGGCGTCGTGCCCTTCGAGCGCTTCGGCGTGCTGCACCTGCCGGCCGACGGACCGGTGCCGGGCGACCTGGACGTGTGGTGGCTCGACTCCTACGGCGGCGGCGTCTTCGTGCCGGTCAAGGACGGCCTGGCCGGGCGCGAGACGTACGGCGCGGGGCGCTACCTGGTCGACACCGTCAAGGGCGCCGACCTGGGCGGCGAGATCGACCTGGCCACCGGGCGCGGCAGCCTGGTCGTCGACCTGAACTTCGCCTACAACCCGTCCTGCGCCTACGACCCGGCGTGGATGTGCCCGCTGGCCCAGCCCGGGAACACGCTCGCCGCCCCGGTGCGGGGCGGCGAGCTGTATCCCGTGCGGGTCGACTGA